The stretch of DNA GGAGTTATAACCGGTACATCGAGTGCCTCTTCCATCTGCATTGGCTTGAGCGGCTCTGTAATCACTGACCAAGCTCTCAGGACACCTGGCACCTTTTCCACCGTTTGCTCTGAAGACCGTGTCCAATTGATTGCATTCGGTTAAAACTCTGCGGTATTTATTCGACACTTCCTGACACTTGTCTTCGCAAGATCCCTTATCAGAAAAGCACTTTGTTCCCAAAGCCGTATTGGCTCCAGCCCCTCCGAGGGCTACAAGTTTCATAAACTCACAGCTCTTGGATATTCCAGCAGAATCACCTCCAGAAGCCCCACCCATTGAGATCATACCAGCGGCTCCAACTAAGAGTGTTCCCATGGCTGTTATCGAACTCGCACTCGGTCCATCAAGACCCGACACACACTTCACCGGATCATTGCAACAGGTATAGGCTTTTTTGTGAGCCTCTTCGCAGTAAGCTCGATCACTCTCAACTTCCGGAGCCTGAGGAAATCCCTGAATGGTATCATTCGTTCCAACAGTGGAGTCTGATTCCGCTTGATCTGCATCTTCATTCGCTGCTGTGCTCTTCGGCCGTCCATCGGATCCGCACTGAGGCAGTCCATCCTGCCGTTGAGATTCCTTCATCCAACAAGACGGCTCCCCATTGTCATCGCACATCGCTTTGCCTTTGACTTGGCCTGAGTCAGATGACCAGCAAGAGGCTGTTTGGGTTGAAGAGGATTCATCTTTCGATGAAGACTTGCCAGTTTTCTCTGAGTCCTTTGAATCTGCGTCGTCTTTTTGTCCTGAGGATTTGCCGGCACCATTCTTCGTCGTAGTCCCTTTCTCTGATGGTTTGGTAGCAGGATCTGACCCCGAACCTCGTGGAGATTGGGAAGTCTTGCTTCGAGGAGTTTGAGGGGTTTGGTTCGAGTCGCAGTTGGGGTCGGATTCTGAGCATCCGAACCCTCCGACATCTCTACCCTTCCCGCTAGGCCGTGGAATCGCATTCCAATTAATTGGATCTGGAAAAGTATCAAAATCCCCTGCATACGATTTATTTTTTTTTCGAAGTAAGCAATGTTGGCCAAAGTTAATCGAAAGGCCGGCAAAAAGGTGCGGTCGGGATTCAGTGTTCCACAGTGTCCATACATCTGAGTGATCCCGGCAGGGCAACTCAAGGCTTGAGACACATTTGAAATCAAGCAGACTGAAACAAAGACAAGAGCGCAAATGACAAAACTGAATCTGGCACCACCACTTAATCCAGAAGCCTTTGACTTATTCAAAAGAATCTCCATCGCTCAGGAATTTTAGTCAGAATGACAGTGCTTGATGAAGATTTTCCTGCTCTTAGAGATGATTCTACAGGTAAACTGACCCTGTATCAAAAATTATAAGAGAGACTTCAATTTACGTCTAAGTGTTTGATATTTTGGATCTATCTCGTCTCAACTTGAGACTCCAACCAAGACAGTTATCTGAATCAAATTATTTCTAAATGGATCCAGTTGCTTGACCATTTTTCTTGGGCTCACTTCGACCGAACTTCTTTCGAAAATTGATGAATTCCTCGTAAAAGGAATTTCCGTCGACCGCAAAATTTACGCGATTTTCAATATGAAAGTCACCCTCTGTCTCTGAAGCATCGGGAAGAAGCCTTTCTGCCACGTTGACCCCCGTAAATGTCAGAACTCCATGTTCATCACGTACTGCAAGTGCCGAACCAGAAGATCTATCGAGCATATCTCCATTATGGGTTAAGAGATTCTTGAACGCCGGTCCTAAATCCGAGTGAGGATCTCTGTAAATATTAAAAGGCTCACAGTTTTTGTAAAAAGGAGAGTCCTTGATTTTACCATTCTCATCTCTCAGACTCACCATCTCAATTTTTTTCGAAAAGCGCGTATCATCGAGAGGCTTAAAAGCCAGGGGTTTGGGCCAATACTTTCGATCAACTGATACTCTTTCCCCAATTTTTCCGTTAGCGTCCCTTTTCCCAACTGAAACTCCGACAGGCTCTTTAAGCTTCACAAAAGCATAATCCTTATGTCTAGGCTCGCGCGGGTTCAAAGATCCATACTGAATCTCTTGAATCTCATAGCTTCTCCACTCATAAGCCACATCTGGGTCTTTTCTTAATTCCCTGGGGATCCAGACTTTTGTTGAAAACTTGAAGCCTTTGCCGTCACTATATTTGTCTATTTCACCGTCTATATGGTTCAAAAACACATGAGCAGCCGTGATTAAAACATCTCCGTCCATAACCAAGTGTCCAGTGCCTCCGCAAATTCCTCCGAGCTCTGCTTTACACTTGCGGCTAAAGTCAAAAAATTCACCAACCCCAAACAGAGCCTTGTCTTCCTGACCTGAATTTTCATCAAAGAAAAAAGGGCAGCGTCCGTCATTTCCCATAATCGCAGTTGGAATAAATCTTCCCAGCTGCTGGAGATTTTTGGCATTGGCTGGTGAATTCTCACAGCCCTTCACAAAGTCGGTCCTTTTGTGGTCCGAAAAAAACGGCTCTGGCTTTCCCGTCTTTGAATTGATTATCCAATCCCCGGGAGGCAACCCAGATTGCGCATAGGCCTTTGAAAATCCAAGCCCCAAACAAAAGGACTCCAAGCAAATCAATAGAGCCAAATAGTAAATGGGATCGACGCTCATTGTAGTTTTTATTTTGAAATTCATCTTCAATGTCACCTTAAAGCACTTAAAGCTGGTTCATATCTGGTACTGACATTGTATGCTAATGCTGTGCCAATTCGAATTAAAGCCAGTCTGGGGCTTAGAAGCCCCATCTGTAGGACTATTCCTTGGTTTAAGTGCTCTTTCAAAGAAAGTATCCCATTTGACTAATTCCTGATCACAAAGGGCCTCGGGTGACATTCTGTAACTACCAAGCGATTCTGTCCGGGTTTAATTACCAAGGGAAAATGACCGCTTTTTGTTTCATTGTGCGACACTCCCTGATCTGATTTCAGCCACTTACACCAGGGAGGTTGCAAGTGGAGGGGTTGGTCATGGGATCACAGGATTTGCTCGTTTTAGAGGTCATAGCCAAAGTTGAGGCAAACAAGTTGACTCGATTTGAAGCAGAAACGCTTCTGCAGGTTTCGGGTCGAACATTAAGGCGTTACCTAACTAATTACCGGGAAGAGGGAATTGCCTTCATTCGACATGGGAATAGGGGTCGTGCGCCAAAGAACAAATTGGCACCGGAATTAAAACGTCGAGTGCAAAATGTCATGAGGGAAAAGTATTTCGATTTCAACATGGTTCATGCCCTCGAAAAGTTACATGAGGAAGGCATCGATCTCAAGCGCGAAACTTTCCGCAGCTGGTGTCACGAGATAGGATTGGTTAAGAGAGCAAAAAAGCGCCGGGCAAAGCCACGATATAAACGCACCAGGATGTCTCAATCGGGCCTTTTAATCCAAATGGACGGCAGTCATCACAGATGGTTTGATAATCGCGAAACCTGCCTTATTGCGGCCATCGACGACGCAACCAGTGAGGTGGTGGCTGCTGAATTTTTCGAGGGTGAGACGACGTTCGCATGTCTGAAGATTCTAAAGGACTTGATCACAGTTAAAGGTGTATTCAAAATTTTGTACGTGGACAAAGCTGGCATTTATGGCGGCATCAAGCGACAGGGCTTTTCTCAAGTCGGTCGCGCACTCGAGGAAGTTGGTGCGCAGATCATCTTCGCTCACTCCCCAGAAGCGAAGGGCCGAATTGAACGGCTATTTCAAACGCTTCAGGATCGACTCGTGGCCGAGATGAGGTTAAATAAGATCAGAACTATGGAACAAGCCAATGAATATCTCAAAACCGTGTATCTCCCTCACCAGCATAACCCACGTTATTCTGTGAGGCCGCACGACTTGAAACCCGCCTACCAAGCGCTTCCGGCGCACTGTAAACTTGAAGAGATCTTTTGCATAAAAGAATACAGGGTTGTTAATCGAGATCACACCATCAGTCTCGGCGGAGAAAAATATATGATCGCTGATCAACTGAAATTTTCAATCTACAACCAAAGAATCGAAATCCGCTCTCAAAAGCCTGGGCAATGGCAGTGCTATTTTGCAGGTCGACCCATCCGGGTTAAATTGATCGAAAAGCTCAAAAAAATGATCGCCTGACTTCCCCTCAGCTTGCCGATGTTGGCCAGTCTCTTTCATCAATTGGCCCGAGGGGGCAACAAGCCGCCACTTCACAGCGCATGAGGAACCGATCCTCTTCGGCGCTGTTAGGCCGATATCAACCGTCGACTTAAAAGTGAATTCAATTTAACCCCCCTCGGACCAATTGATGAAAGAGGCTGGCCACGCGCCACTCAATTCCATGCTCCCAAACAGGGAAAGCGCCGCTCAAGAAAGTGCTTTATTAACCCGATGCAGCGGTCAGAATCGCTTGGTATTAAACCGGCCATTTTCCCTTGGTAATGACAGCCTCGGGTGACATTCCGATCGCCACGCTCAAACTTCCTGGGTCCCAAGGACGGCACCCATTCTGAATTGTTTCCACTTGCCAGTATGTAGCCAAAATTCGTCCGATTTCATCCGAAATTTGATGAGCATATTCGGCCAGAATGTTGATTGAAATCAATTGGGACGAATACAGCTCTGGCATAAAATTCCCATTCTCCATCAATCAAATGAAGAGAAGAGGCACAAAATGAACAACTGCTGCATTGAATATATGAACATAATGAGCCCCCTGTCAGAGGAAAAAATTGAACAAAGGGTATGCCAATGCCAACAGGCAGTTTGGGTAAAATACCAGGATGGACGAGTGATCCAATTTATCCCAACTCAAAAATACGCAGAATCTCAGCCCAGCACTTTTGATTTATTCCAAGATCTGATCCAGACGGATATCTCATAACAT from Bdellovibrionales bacterium encodes:
- a CDS encoding ISNCY family transposase codes for the protein MGSQDLLVLEVIAKVEANKLTRFEAETLLQVSGRTLRRYLTNYREEGIAFIRHGNRGRAPKNKLAPELKRRVQNVMREKYFDFNMVHALEKLHEEGIDLKRETFRSWCHEIGLVKRAKKRRAKPRYKRTRMSQSGLLIQMDGSHHRWFDNRETCLIAAIDDATSEVVAAEFFEGETTFACLKILKDLITVKGVFKILYVDKAGIYGGIKRQGFSQVGRALEEVGAQIIFAHSPEAKGRIERLFQTLQDRLVAEMRLNKIRTMEQANEYLKTVYLPHQHNPRYSVRPHDLKPAYQALPAHCKLEEIFCIKEYRVVNRDHTISLGGEKYMIADQLKFSIYNQRIEIRSQKPGQWQCYFAGRPIRVKLIEKLKKMIA